A part of Hemicordylus capensis ecotype Gifberg chromosome 16, rHemCap1.1.pri, whole genome shotgun sequence genomic DNA contains:
- the ZNF362 gene encoding zinc finger protein 362, whose translation MAEPRFNNPYFWPPPPTMPSQLDNLVLINKIKEQLMAEKIRPPHLPPTSVSSQQPLLVPPSPAESSQSIMSIPKLQQVPGLHPQAVPQPDVALHARPATSTVTGLGLGSRAPAVSTSESSAGTGTSTPSTPTSSSQSRLIASSPTLISGITSPPLLDTIKTIQGHSLLGPPKAERGRKKIKAENPSGPPVLVVPYPILASGDIGKEGKTYRCKVCPLTFFTKSEMQIHSKSHTEAKPHKCPHCSKSFANASYLAQHLRIHLGVKPYHCSYCEKSFRQLSHLQQHTRIHTGDRPYKCPHAGCEKAFTQLSNLQSHQRQHNKDKPYKCPNCYRAYSDSASLQIHLSAHAIKHAKAYCCSMCGRAYTSETYLMKHMSKHTVVEHLVSQHSPQRTESPGIPVRISLI comes from the exons ATGGCGGAACCGCGCTTTAACAACCCCTACTTctggccgcctcctcccaccaTGCCCAGTCAG CTGGACAATCTGGTTCTGATCAACAAAATCAAGGAGCAGCTCATGGCAGAGAAGATCCGGCCGCCCCACTTGCCCCCGACCTCGGTCTCTTCACAGCAGCCTTTGCTGGTCCCCCCCTCGCCCGCCGAGAGTAGCCAGTCCATCATGTCCATCCCCAAGCTGCAGCAGGTGCCCGGGCTTCACCCCCAGGCTGTGCCCCAGCCGGATGTGGCCCTGCACGCCCGGCCAGCCACCAGCACCGTCACAG GGTTGGGGCTGGGCTCCCGGGCCCCCGCTGTCAGTACCTCGGAATCCAGTGCGGGCACGGGCACCAGCACCCCCTCTACGCCCACCTCCAGCAGCCAGAGCCGCCTCATTGCCTCCTCGCCCACCCTCATCTCAGGGATCACCAGCCCTCCGCTCCTGGACACCATCAAGACCATCCAAGGTCACAGCTtgctggggccccccaaggcggAACGGGGCCGCAAGAAGATCAAGGCGGAGAACCCCTCGGGGCCCCCCGTCCTGGTGGTGCCGTACCCCATCCTGGCCTCGGGAGACATCGGCAAAGAGGGCAAGACGTACAG GTGTAAGGTCTGCCCGCTCACCTTCTTCACCAAGTCGGAGATGCAGATCCACTCCAAGTCCCACACCGAGGCCAAGCCCCACAAGTGCCCACACTGCTCCAAGTCCTTCGCCAACGCCTCCTACCTGGCGCAGCATTTGCGTATCCACCTGGGCGTCAAGCCCTATCACTGCTCCTACTGTGAGAAATCCTTCCGCCAGCTGTCTCACCTCCAGCAGCACACCAG AATTCACACCGGAGACAGACCCTACAAGTGCCCTCACGCCGGCTGTGAAAAGGCCTTCACGCAGCTTTCGAACCTCCAG TCTCACCAACGGCAGCACAACAAGGACAAGCCCTACAAGTGTCCGAACTGCTATCGGGCGTACTCGGACTCGGCGTCGCTGCAGATCCACCTCTCCGCACACGCAATCAAGCACGCCAAAGCCTACTGCTGCAGCATGTGCGGGAGGGCATATACTTCA GAGACCTATTTGATGAAACACATGTCCAAGCACACAGTGGTCGAACACCTCGTGAGCCAACATTCTCCTCAAAGGACGGAGTCGCCCGGCATCCCCGTGAGGATCTCGCTCATCTGA